In Apostichopus japonicus isolate 1M-3 chromosome 5, ASM3797524v1, whole genome shotgun sequence, a single window of DNA contains:
- the LOC139967667 gene encoding ras-related protein Rab-24-like translates to MSEDKLDTDRRVHVKVVLLGQTRAGKSCLMKRYIDDNFYGDQVASVGCSFAARSIIVGPVELCLGIWDTCGQERYEALTRIYYQNAAAAIVCYDVTDLASFEKTSFWINELKEYNNEAAQIYLVGTKADLVEKDIKQRAVELSVVEALAKDVGAVTFETSSKTGENIKTLFQKIAEDFVSMGLHRKKRVKSIKLHQNTPTEDSIGLSKKSGCRCTGGNKEKTETS, encoded by the exons ATGTCTGAAGACAAATTGGATACGGACCGACGGGTGCATGTTAAAGTAGTTCTACTTGGCCAGACACGTGCAGGGAAAAGTTGCTTGATGAAGCGGTACATAGATGACAATTTTTATGGAGATCAAGTGGCA AGTGTCGGTTGTTCTTTTGCTGCAAGGTCGATAATTGTCGGCCCAGTGGAATTATGCTTGGGAATATGG GATACCTGTGGGCAAGAAAGATATGAGGCTTTAACAAGAATCTACTATCAAAATGCAGCTGCTGCTATTGTTTGTTACG ATGTAACAGACCTAGCTTCCTTTGAGAAGACGTCATTTTGGATTAATGAGCTGAAGGAATACAACAATGAg gCAGCTCAAATATATTTGGTGGGAACCAAAGCTGACTTAGTAGAAAAGGACATCAAACAGAGGGCGGTAGAACTGAGCGTAGTAGAAGCATTAGCAAAAG ATGTTGGTGCTGTGACCTTTGAGACTTCCAGTAAGACTGGTGAAAATATTA aAACTCTGTTTCAGAAAATTGCGGAAGATTTTGTTAGCATGGGCTTACATCGCAAGAAAAGAG TGAAAAGCATCAAGTTACATCAGAATACACCCACAGAAGATAGCATAGGCCTCTCGAAGAAGTCTGGATGTAGATGTACAGGAGGAAACAAAGAGAAAACGGAAACTTCGTAG